Proteins found in one Choloepus didactylus isolate mChoDid1 chromosome 3, mChoDid1.pri, whole genome shotgun sequence genomic segment:
- the LOC119528686 gene encoding UPF0729 protein C18orf32 homolog, translating to MVSIPCIIVPILLWIYKNFLEPYIYLLISPFVSHIRPIKAVQESNDKNKDKVDYEGADINGLLTKEPTETSDKKKD from the coding sequence ATGGTGTCCATTCCTTGTATCATCGTTCCAATTCTGCTCTGGATCTACAAAAACTTCCTAGAGCCATACATATACCTTCTGATTTCCCCTTTTGTTAGTCATATACGGCCTATAAAAGCTGTACAAGAAtccaatgataaaaataaagacaaagtagACTATGAGGGTGCAGACATAAATGGATTACTGACAAAAGAACCAACAGAAACCTCTGATAAAAAGAAAGACTGA